The Dyadobacter subterraneus genome window below encodes:
- the murG gene encoding undecaprenyldiphospho-muramoylpentapeptide beta-N-acetylglucosaminyltransferase, whose translation MSKRVIISGGGTGGHIYPAIAIANALKEIEPGIEILFVGALGKMEMEKVPRAGYKIIGLPIVGIKREISLDNLAFPVKLTSSLWKARSVIKDFKPDVAVGVGGFASGPLLMIASLLGIPTLIQEQNSYAGITNKLLAKRASKICVAYPGMEAFFPKEKIRVYGNPVRSDIVDVTSKRKEALAYFGFQDDRKTLFVMGGSLGAKSINESLNAGIGDLVKAGYQVLWQTGKGFIRTAQETVSTLKSDAAKVFEFIYEMDLAYAVADVVVSRAGALSVSELCLAVKPTILIPFPFASEDHQTKNAMNLVEQDAAVFIKDSSAAEELIPGALTLLGDEKRQNELKTNIKKLAKPTAAYDIAAEVLKLIK comes from the coding sequence ATGTCAAAAAGAGTAATTATTAGTGGAGGCGGTACAGGCGGACATATTTATCCTGCCATAGCGATTGCCAATGCGCTGAAAGAAATTGAACCGGGTATTGAAATTCTCTTTGTTGGAGCACTTGGCAAAATGGAAATGGAGAAAGTGCCGCGTGCCGGATATAAAATTATTGGTTTGCCAATCGTAGGAATTAAGAGAGAAATCTCCCTGGATAATCTGGCTTTTCCCGTAAAGCTTACAAGTAGTTTGTGGAAAGCCAGATCAGTTATAAAAGATTTTAAACCGGATGTCGCCGTTGGTGTTGGTGGTTTTGCAAGCGGACCTTTATTAATGATCGCATCTTTACTTGGCATACCAACCCTTATACAAGAACAAAATTCCTACGCAGGAATAACAAATAAACTTTTGGCAAAAAGAGCCAGCAAAATCTGTGTGGCTTATCCCGGCATGGAAGCTTTTTTCCCAAAAGAAAAGATTAGAGTTTATGGAAATCCGGTGAGAAGCGATATTGTTGATGTCACTTCTAAAAGAAAAGAGGCGCTGGCCTATTTTGGATTTCAAGATGACCGGAAAACGCTTTTTGTGATGGGAGGAAGTTTGGGAGCGAAATCCATTAATGAAAGTTTAAATGCAGGTATTGGAGATCTGGTAAAAGCCGGATATCAGGTTTTGTGGCAAACAGGAAAAGGATTTATCCGTACTGCGCAGGAAACTGTTTCAACCTTAAAATCCGATGCTGCGAAAGTTTTTGAATTCATTTATGAAATGGATCTGGCTTATGCGGTTGCTGATGTTGTGGTTTCGCGTGCGGGGGCGTTGTCGGTTTCAGAACTATGTCTGGCGGTGAAACCAACAATTTTGATACCATTTCCTTTTGCATCGGAAGATCATCAAACTAAAAATGCGATGAATCTGGTGGAGCAGGACGCGGCTGTTTTTATCAAAGATTCAAGTGCGGCGGAGGAATTAATCCCAGGCGCATTGACTTTGTTGGGAGATGAAAAAAGGCAGAATGAACTGAAAACAAATATCAAAAAACTGGCTAAACCAACGGCTGCTTATGATATCGCGGCAGAAGTGCTGAAATTAATCAAGTAG
- a CDS encoding FtsW/RodA/SpoVE family cell cycle protein, whose amino-acid sequence MDGFQKVREETQAWFSRNLKGDPWIWGICIGMLLSSIVVVYSASVKDAYSVKQGNTEYYLFKHTVLCFLSLLIMFFVHRIPYIKFVYVTRMAVWSSILLLIFAMFFGRSVNEASRWIEIPIIGQRFQPSEWAKVALIAHLSLILARHIKGGWNTRELFMEPLALVGVVCGLIFTSNVSTAFMLAGICFLLMFVGKVPIHYLLFTAMGLVFFAGVAILLNSTQRSNTAQNRISSFLDKDVVVYQSQQSYMAMARGGLYGEGVAKSRQRRFLPEPQKDFIFAVVVEEYGTLGGTALMILYLILLFRGLKAIEATKRPFGGLLSAGLTFVVVSQAFSAMAVTVGLVPVTGQTLPFFSQGGTSLLFTGVAMGMILSVSRGEKMDEQKI is encoded by the coding sequence ATGGATGGTTTTCAAAAAGTAAGGGAAGAAACCCAGGCATGGTTTTCCAGGAATCTTAAAGGAGATCCCTGGATCTGGGGCATTTGTATTGGCATGCTGCTTTCTAGTATCGTTGTGGTTTATAGTGCGAGTGTAAAAGATGCATACAGCGTGAAACAGGGAAATACGGAATATTACCTTTTTAAACATACCGTATTATGCTTTCTTTCACTGCTGATCATGTTTTTTGTACATCGCATCCCCTACATAAAATTTGTGTATGTGACAAGAATGGCAGTATGGAGCTCTATTTTGCTGCTCATTTTTGCTATGTTTTTTGGACGATCTGTTAATGAAGCCTCACGCTGGATTGAAATACCGATAATCGGACAACGTTTCCAGCCATCAGAATGGGCAAAAGTGGCTTTGATCGCACATTTATCCCTTATTCTTGCAAGACATATCAAAGGCGGATGGAATACCAGAGAGCTATTTATGGAACCGTTGGCACTTGTCGGAGTAGTTTGCGGATTGATTTTTACGAGTAATGTATCAACCGCCTTCATGCTTGCCGGTATCTGCTTTTTATTAATGTTTGTTGGAAAGGTACCTATTCACTATTTGCTTTTTACGGCAATGGGACTGGTGTTTTTTGCCGGAGTTGCGATTTTGCTGAATTCTACACAAAGGTCTAACACCGCTCAAAACAGGATATCTTCTTTTTTAGATAAAGATGTGGTGGTTTACCAATCGCAGCAATCTTATATGGCCATGGCCCGAGGTGGACTTTATGGCGAAGGCGTTGCGAAAAGCCGGCAAAGAAGATTTTTACCAGAACCTCAAAAGGATTTTATTTTTGCGGTCGTAGTAGAAGAATACGGAACATTGGGCGGGACAGCGCTTATGATATTATATCTCATTTTATTATTCCGAGGACTAAAAGCCATTGAAGCAACCAAACGGCCTTTTGGCGGATTATTATCAGCCGGATTAACCTTTGTAGTCGTTAGTCAGGCTTTCTCTGCCATGGCGGTAACAGTTGGATTGGTACCAGTAACTGGTCAGACGCTACCGTTTTTTAGTCAGGGTGGAACGTCGCTGTTGTTTACCGGAGTTGCAATGGGCATGATCCTAAGCGTCAGCCGGGGAGAAAAAATGGATGAGCAAAAGATTTAA
- the murD gene encoding UDP-N-acetylmuramoyl-L-alanine--D-glutamate ligase: MLQKKLVVLGGGESGIGAAILGKLKGFEVFLSDRSPISDKYREVLLRENINFEEGFHTESLILKADEVVKSPGIPDKAPIIQALAAKGISIISEIEFASRYTKAKLIAITGSNGKTTTSLLTYHLLREANLNVGLAGNIGESFAWQVAEKNFDYYVLEISSFQLDNIVDFHPNISVILNITPDHLDRYNYDFQNYVNSKFNIIQNQTADDDFIYFSDSEVIISELLKRTVLPKKWAISLKDTITEGGYLANQKLVSQREDEHYEQDFSELPIKGPHNAVNALAAILVAQSVGLSHEVIKSGLLSFVNAPHRLEQVLVLDGVTYVNDSKATNVDSVFYALGSFEQPIVLIAGGVDKGNDYSQIEELVRKKVKALIILSPDYKKLKEYFGEIVPEIYVTEDVQDAVNQAQKWSVPGDIVLLSPACASFDLFKNYEDRGEKFKQAVRNLTSK, encoded by the coding sequence ATGTTGCAGAAAAAACTCGTCGTATTAGGTGGCGGAGAAAGCGGAATAGGGGCGGCAATACTTGGTAAATTAAAGGGATTCGAAGTTTTTTTGTCGGATCGCAGTCCAATCAGTGATAAATACCGTGAAGTGTTACTTCGCGAAAATATAAATTTTGAAGAAGGTTTTCATACAGAATCATTGATTCTGAAAGCCGATGAAGTGGTGAAAAGTCCGGGAATTCCCGACAAAGCACCTATCATTCAGGCATTAGCAGCCAAAGGGATTTCAATTATCTCAGAGATAGAATTTGCATCCCGTTATACAAAAGCAAAGCTGATTGCAATTACCGGAAGCAATGGAAAGACGACAACATCTTTACTTACTTATCATCTTCTACGCGAAGCAAATCTGAATGTCGGCCTTGCCGGAAATATCGGTGAAAGTTTTGCCTGGCAGGTAGCTGAAAAAAACTTTGATTATTATGTACTGGAAATCAGCAGTTTCCAATTAGATAATATCGTTGATTTTCATCCAAACATTTCAGTAATATTAAACATTACACCAGACCATCTCGATCGTTACAATTACGATTTTCAAAACTACGTCAATTCGAAATTTAATATCATTCAGAATCAGACAGCAGATGACGATTTTATTTATTTCTCGGATAGCGAAGTTATCATTTCGGAACTTCTGAAAAGAACGGTGCTGCCTAAAAAATGGGCTATCTCTTTAAAAGATACAATTACGGAAGGTGGATATCTGGCTAACCAGAAACTGGTTTCACAAAGAGAAGATGAACACTACGAACAGGATTTTTCAGAACTTCCAATAAAAGGTCCACACAATGCCGTTAATGCATTGGCAGCAATTCTTGTCGCACAGTCTGTTGGATTGAGTCATGAAGTAATAAAAAGCGGTTTACTGAGTTTTGTTAATGCGCCTCATCGTTTGGAGCAAGTGTTGGTTCTGGATGGTGTAACTTATGTGAATGATTCAAAAGCCACCAATGTGGATTCTGTTTTTTACGCTTTAGGAAGTTTTGAGCAGCCGATTGTGCTCATTGCGGGCGGTGTAGATAAAGGAAATGATTATAGCCAGATAGAAGAACTGGTAAGAAAGAAAGTGAAGGCATTGATTATTCTATCGCCTGATTATAAGAAATTAAAAGAATATTTTGGCGAAATTGTACCTGAAATCTATGTAACAGAAGACGTTCAGGATGCCGTAAATCAGGCTCAGAAATGGAGTGTTCCGGGAGATATTGTATTGCTTTCTCCTGCCTGCGCGAGCTTTGATTTATTCAAAAATTATGAAGACCGGGGCGAGAAATTCAAACAAGCCGTTAGGAACTTAACAAGCAAGTGA
- the mscL gene encoding large-conductance mechanosensitive channel protein MscL, translated as MLQEFKTFIAQGNVLDLAVGVVIGAAFGKITTSLVEDIINPILGILIGGVDFTQLKIVLKEAVDKTPEVSIKYGNFLQTLIQFLIIAWVIFLIVKVANRLRLSEKKPV; from the coding sequence ATGCTACAGGAATTTAAAACGTTTATTGCTCAGGGCAATGTGCTCGATCTGGCTGTTGGAGTTGTTATTGGTGCAGCATTTGGCAAAATCACGACTTCATTGGTTGAAGACATTATCAACCCTATTCTGGGGATACTCATTGGGGGAGTTGATTTTACCCAGTTGAAAATTGTACTGAAAGAAGCAGTTGACAAAACACCGGAAGTTTCCATTAAATATGGTAATTTTCTTCAAACGCTTATCCAGTTCCTGATCATTGCCTGGGTTATTTTCCTGATCGTTAAAGTGGCAAATCGTTTAAGACTTTCAGAGAAAAAACCAGTCTGA
- a CDS encoding DUF3078 domain-containing protein has product MNFKTTFRTLIICLLFVTFKSAFAQDDITKKVDLTNSLSGSRLKVKGDTTWKKIEFGVNVTQGSFSSNWTGGGVSSIALGALFNALSEKRTGKHSWRNDFQSQYGIVKNKSQGSRKNLDRIFFDTKYNYELTKEWSLFANFNLLSQFANGYTYSTSPDSVGAKKKVSGLFAPAYLTEAIGIEYRPAPYFFIDLAPGAVRQTIVSDKNLYLNIPENYGVKIGKRFHNEVGIVQLVANFDKEVVKDLNLKFRYQLFTAYNKNQITDKKEFKNDHRLDAMVTAKIAKYFNVNLGAIIIYNKSQVDDIQFAQGLSIGFLYTF; this is encoded by the coding sequence ATGAACTTCAAAACCACATTTCGCACACTAATTATTTGTTTATTATTTGTCACATTCAAAAGTGCTTTTGCACAGGATGATATCACAAAAAAGGTCGATCTTACGAATTCTTTGAGTGGATCGAGACTTAAAGTCAAGGGAGATACAACCTGGAAAAAGATAGAATTTGGAGTAAACGTTACACAAGGCTCTTTCAGCTCCAACTGGACGGGCGGTGGTGTAAGTTCAATCGCGCTCGGTGCTTTATTCAATGCACTTAGTGAAAAGAGAACGGGAAAACATTCGTGGAGAAATGATTTTCAATCTCAATACGGTATTGTCAAAAACAAATCTCAGGGAAGCCGCAAAAATCTTGACCGCATTTTTTTTGATACCAAATACAATTACGAGCTTACTAAGGAATGGAGTTTATTTGCAAATTTTAACCTTTTGTCGCAGTTCGCAAATGGGTATACTTATTCAACTTCACCGGATTCCGTAGGTGCCAAGAAAAAAGTTTCCGGACTATTTGCACCGGCCTACCTTACAGAAGCCATTGGTATTGAATACCGCCCTGCTCCTTACTTTTTTATAGATCTTGCTCCGGGAGCCGTTCGTCAAACAATTGTTTCAGACAAAAATTTGTATCTGAATATTCCTGAAAATTATGGTGTTAAAATTGGGAAACGATTCCATAATGAAGTGGGTATCGTGCAGTTGGTTGCCAATTTTGATAAGGAAGTAGTGAAGGATTTGAATCTTAAATTCAGATATCAATTGTTTACTGCCTACAACAAAAATCAGATCACGGATAAGAAAGAATTTAAGAATGATCACAGGCTGGATGCCATGGTGACGGCTAAAATCGCTAAATATTTCAATGTCAATTTAGGAGCAATAATAATATATAATAAATCGCAGGTTGATGACATTCAGTTTGCACAAGGGTTAAGTATTGGGTTTTTGTATACATTTTAA
- a CDS encoding mechanosensitive ion channel family protein, translating to MNNLPNISEILVNTFNTLINQFVIFVPRVIGCFIIIAIGYLVAKGVTIVIRKVLSSIGFDRIGDKLNEIGLIKQLKTEIRLSDIVAKVVYYFILLIFLTAATETLGVDAITSMVLSLVNFIPKLIAAAVMLQIGIMISDAIKGAVVATCKSFNIPSSKLIGNIAFVFFLIITFISALGQIGIETTLLESSFILVIGGVILSFSLGYGIASKDVLSNIISSFYSRKNYKEGQVIKIDDVKGVITKIDNTTVTIVNDTTTTILPLQFFQTRQVEIFN from the coding sequence ATGAACAACCTTCCCAACATCTCTGAAATTTTAGTTAACACTTTTAACACCTTAATCAACCAGTTTGTAATTTTTGTCCCTAGGGTTATTGGATGTTTTATCATCATAGCAATTGGATATCTGGTTGCAAAAGGGGTGACAATCGTAATCAGAAAAGTGCTGAGTTCGATTGGATTTGACCGAATCGGAGACAAATTGAATGAAATTGGCTTAATTAAACAGCTTAAAACGGAAATCAGACTTAGTGACATTGTCGCAAAAGTTGTCTATTACTTTATTCTGTTAATCTTCCTGACGGCTGCAACTGAAACTTTGGGCGTGGATGCCATCACAAGTATGGTCCTATCGTTAGTTAATTTTATTCCAAAACTGATTGCCGCGGCAGTTATGCTTCAAATTGGAATTATGATTTCAGACGCTATAAAAGGCGCTGTCGTTGCAACATGTAAATCCTTCAATATTCCTTCTTCCAAGCTAATTGGAAATATTGCATTTGTCTTCTTTCTGATTATCACATTTATCAGTGCACTAGGACAAATCGGCATTGAAACTACCTTGCTTGAATCCAGCTTTATTCTTGTAATTGGCGGGGTAATACTATCTTTTTCATTGGGTTACGGTATCGCATCGAAAGATGTTTTGTCTAATATCATTTCTTCATTTTATAGTCGTAAGAATTACAAAGAAGGCCAGGTTATCAAGATTGATGACGTCAAAGGTGTCATTACCAAAATTGATAATACCACGGTAACCATTGTAAACGACACCACAACCACAATACTGCCATTACAGTTTTTTCAGACCCGGCAGGTTGAAATTTTTAATTAA
- a CDS encoding RNA polymerase sigma factor, translating into MAVKTFKEELKENNYTDEELVKLFVDTQRNHYFEKLYSRYADKVYHKCLSFIKDSAKAEDLTHDIFLKLIFKLGTFKEDAKFSTWLYSITYNHCMDQLRSNKKRGEVYQDEPMEVSDDIDLNNLFDGDDIEARNLKTALDHLTVDEKGILFMKYTDDLSIRDIADIFKITESAVKMRLLRSREKLRKKYLETIIFLGIFFVKMIELIRYFINS; encoded by the coding sequence ATGGCAGTCAAAACGTTTAAAGAAGAACTGAAAGAAAATAATTACACTGACGAAGAATTGGTGAAATTATTCGTGGATACGCAGCGTAACCACTATTTCGAAAAATTGTACTCGCGATATGCTGATAAGGTTTATCACAAGTGCTTATCTTTTATAAAAGATTCGGCAAAAGCTGAGGATCTCACACACGATATCTTTTTAAAACTGATATTCAAGCTGGGTACCTTTAAAGAAGACGCCAAATTTTCTACATGGCTGTATTCGATAACATACAACCACTGTATGGACCAATTGCGATCTAACAAGAAAAGAGGTGAAGTATATCAGGACGAACCAATGGAGGTTTCTGATGATATTGATCTTAATAATCTTTTCGACGGAGACGACATTGAGGCGAGAAATTTAAAAACCGCGCTGGATCACCTGACTGTCGATGAAAAGGGTATTTTATTCATGAAATATACCGATGACCTCAGTATCAGGGATATTGCAGATATATTTAAAATAACCGAAAGTGCGGTAAAAATGCGTCTGCTGAGATCGCGCGAAAAGCTGCGTAAGAAATATCTTGAAACAATTATTTTCCTGGGTATATTCTTCGTCAAAATGATAGAACTAATCAGATATTTTATAAACAGCTGA
- the tsf gene encoding translation elongation factor Ts: MAITAQDVNKLRQMTGAGMMDCKKALQEADGDFDNAVDILRKQGQKVAAKRADNEVAEGTVLVAISADGTNGKLVAFACETEPVSNVEDFKNLAQSILDKAVADDIQDKESLLAATLADGRPVSENIVDLVGKLGEKLVIAAYENVTADQVVSYIHSNGKLGVLVAFEGVNGTDVSELGKDVAMQIAAMKPVALDKDGVDSATVEREIEVGKEQARAEGKPEAMLEKIAQGKLQKFYKDNTLLNQEFVKDSSLTIRQLVEKTAKGLTVKSFKRVAIGA; encoded by the coding sequence ATGGCAATTACCGCTCAAGATGTAAATAAACTTCGCCAGATGACTGGCGCAGGTATGATGGATTGTAAAAAAGCACTTCAGGAAGCTGATGGTGATTTTGACAACGCCGTTGATATTCTACGTAAACAAGGACAAAAAGTAGCTGCAAAACGTGCTGATAACGAAGTAGCAGAAGGAACAGTATTGGTAGCAATCAGTGCTGACGGAACAAATGGTAAACTTGTGGCTTTCGCTTGCGAAACTGAACCAGTTTCAAACGTTGAAGACTTCAAAAACCTTGCTCAAAGTATTTTGGATAAAGCTGTTGCTGACGATATCCAGGATAAAGAATCTTTACTTGCTGCGACTTTGGCTGACGGCCGTCCGGTAAGCGAAAACATCGTTGACCTTGTTGGTAAACTGGGAGAGAAATTGGTTATCGCTGCTTACGAAAACGTAACGGCTGACCAGGTTGTTTCCTACATTCACTCAAACGGTAAACTTGGTGTATTGGTAGCGTTCGAAGGAGTTAACGGAACTGACGTTAGCGAACTTGGAAAAGACGTTGCTATGCAAATTGCTGCAATGAAACCAGTTGCTCTTGACAAAGACGGTGTTGATTCAGCAACAGTTGAACGCGAAATCGAAGTTGGTAAAGAACAAGCTCGTGCAGAAGGCAAGCCAGAAGCAATGCTTGAAAAAATCGCTCAGGGTAAATTACAGAAGTTCTACAAAGATAATACTTTGTTGAACCAGGAATTTGTTAAAGATTCTTCATTAACTATCCGCCAATTGGTTGAGAAAACTGCTAAGGGTTTGACTGTAAAGTCATTCAAAAGAGTAGCAATTGGAGCATAA
- the rpsB gene encoding 30S ribosomal protein S2, which yields MAQIEYKDLLDAGVHFGHLTRKWDPRMAPYIFMEKNGIHIIDLNKTLSCVESAEAALKQIVRSGRKIMFVATKKQAQEIVTEEAKRLKMPYVTDRWLGGMLTNFGTIRKSLKKMQTLEKMLKDETTVSNIAKRERLMLTREKDKLERVLGGVADLTRLPAALFIVDVKREHIAVSEAKRLNIPIFAICDTNSNPDLVDFPIPSNDDAYKAISLITLAIGKAIEEGLMERKQDKDDQRLVEEEEAKRQVDKGGEEAAAAPRAEVPAIESDEE from the coding sequence ATGGCACAAATAGAATATAAAGACCTATTGGATGCAGGTGTGCATTTTGGTCACCTTACCCGCAAGTGGGATCCCCGTATGGCTCCATATATCTTTATGGAAAAAAACGGTATTCACATCATTGACCTGAACAAAACACTTAGCTGCGTAGAATCAGCTGAAGCTGCTTTGAAACAGATCGTTCGTTCAGGACGTAAGATCATGTTTGTGGCTACTAAAAAACAAGCGCAGGAAATTGTAACGGAAGAGGCAAAACGCCTTAAAATGCCTTACGTAACTGATCGTTGGTTGGGTGGTATGCTTACAAACTTTGGCACAATTCGCAAGTCTTTGAAAAAAATGCAGACTCTTGAGAAGATGCTTAAAGACGAAACCACGGTTAGCAATATCGCGAAAAGAGAACGCCTGATGCTTACACGTGAAAAGGACAAATTGGAAAGAGTGTTAGGTGGTGTAGCTGACTTAACGCGCCTTCCGGCTGCACTTTTCATCGTTGATGTGAAACGTGAACACATTGCGGTTTCAGAAGCAAAAAGATTGAACATCCCTATTTTTGCGATCTGTGATACAAACTCAAACCCTGATTTGGTTGATTTCCCAATTCCAAGTAATGATGATGCATACAAAGCTATCTCATTGATTACTTTGGCGATCGGTAAGGCAATTGAAGAAGGTCTGATGGAACGCAAGCAGGATAAAGACGATCAGCGTCTTGTTGAGGAAGAAGAAGCCAAACGTCAGGTTGACAAAGGCGGTGAGGAAGCTGCTGCAGCACCACGTGCTGAGGTTCCAGCTATTGAAAGTGACGAAGAATAG
- the rpsI gene encoding 30S ribosomal protein S9: MEVINTIGRRKTAVARIYLTPGKGEIKVNGRDFKEYFPFEVHQIVLQMPFVTISGSNGYDVKVNVRGGGISGQAEAVRMAISRALVEYNGEFRGALKKEGFLTRDPRMVERKKYGRAKARKRFQFSKR, translated from the coding sequence ATGGAAGTTATCAACACAATTGGTAGAAGAAAAACAGCTGTGGCGCGCATCTACCTAACGCCAGGTAAAGGAGAAATCAAAGTAAACGGCCGCGATTTTAAAGAGTACTTTCCTTTTGAAGTACACCAGATCGTTTTGCAAATGCCTTTCGTTACTATTAGCGGTAGCAACGGTTACGATGTTAAAGTAAACGTAAGAGGTGGTGGAATATCCGGACAAGCTGAGGCTGTTCGTATGGCTATTTCACGTGCATTGGTTGAATATAACGGAGAATTCCGTGGAGCGTTGAAGAAAGAAGGATTCCTTACTCGTGACCCTCGTATGGTTGAACGTAAGAAATACGGTCGCGCTAAGGCTCGTAAGAGATTCCAGTTCTCGAAACGTTAA
- the rplM gene encoding 50S ribosomal protein L13 has translation MDTLSYKTISANKNTVNKEWVVVDAKGAVLGRLASEVAKIIRGKHKASYTPHVDCGDNVIIINADKVKLTGKKLTDKIYVRHTGYPGGQRFQTPRELLEKHPERVIEKAVRGMLPKSRLGRRLFTNLFVYAAAEHPHSAQQPKEIQF, from the coding sequence GTGGATACGTTAAGCTACAAAACCATCTCGGCGAACAAAAACACAGTGAACAAGGAGTGGGTTGTTGTGGATGCCAAAGGTGCAGTTCTTGGTCGTTTGGCCAGTGAAGTTGCCAAAATTATCAGAGGCAAGCACAAAGCAAGTTATACTCCTCATGTAGACTGTGGTGATAATGTTATCATTATCAACGCCGATAAAGTAAAGTTGACAGGTAAGAAGTTGACAGACAAAATTTATGTTCGTCACACTGGATACCCAGGAGGTCAGCGTTTTCAAACTCCTCGCGAATTGCTTGAAAAACACCCGGAACGTGTGATAGAGAAAGCCGTGAGAGGTATGCTTCCAAAAAGTCGTTTGGGACGTCGTTTGTTTACTAATTTGTTCGTTTATGCCGCTGCGGAACATCCGCATAGTGCTCAACAACCTAAAGAAATACAGTTCTAA
- a CDS encoding 3-keto-disaccharide hydrolase: MNIENNTTKHIFHTSRLCHIIIFSLIFTQYVYAQDSDKLGFRPLFNGKNLDGWIDVNTSKETWKVKNGTLICSGLPIGVMRSDRQYENFILEVEWKHMTAGGNSGIFVWSEGTQFKDDPLTKAIEVQMLELDYARQHNATDDYVHGELFPTMGMTAIPDNPRGIRSKSIEKRCKGKGEWNKYVVVCVDGTVKLSVNGKFVNGLRASERKKGYICLEAEGAEIHFRNMRIMELPSGITSAEQTAPIVN, translated from the coding sequence ATGAATATTGAAAATAACACTACAAAACACATCTTCCACACGTCCCGGCTTTGCCATATTATCATTTTCTCATTAATTTTTACCCAATATGTATACGCGCAGGATTCTGATAAGCTGGGATTTCGACCTTTATTTAATGGGAAAAATCTGGACGGATGGATTGATGTCAATACTTCTAAAGAAACCTGGAAAGTAAAAAACGGAACTTTGATTTGTTCAGGATTACCGATCGGCGTAATGCGGTCGGACAGGCAATATGAAAATTTTATTTTGGAGGTGGAATGGAAACATATGACCGCTGGCGGGAATTCCGGGATTTTTGTCTGGAGCGAAGGAACACAGTTTAAAGACGATCCGCTGACAAAAGCCATCGAAGTACAAATGCTGGAACTGGATTATGCAAGACAGCATAATGCAACGGATGATTATGTCCACGGCGAATTATTCCCAACCATGGGCATGACAGCCATTCCCGATAATCCGCGTGGAATCCGCAGTAAATCCATTGAAAAACGCTGCAAAGGAAAAGGAGAGTGGAATAAATATGTGGTGGTTTGCGTGGATGGAACCGTAAAATTGTCCGTCAACGGAAAATTTGTAAACGGGCTCCGCGCATCAGAACGGAAGAAAGGGTATATCTGCCTGGAAGCGGAAGGTGCTGAAATTCATTTCCGTAATATGCGCATTATGGAACTTCCGTCCGGTATAACTTCCGCAGAACAAACTGCGCCGATCGTAAACTGA
- a CDS encoding Rossmann-like and DUF2520 domain-containing protein: protein MKISFIGAGNVAWHLSQAFEDAGHLICEVYSRDTQKARQLVSLLYDSEIQPDLNFSESDTQIIFITVSDDALKSVIERIVLPEGVIVVHTSGTRSLAELQNLLEIYSDVPVQTGVFYPLQTFTKEVPMDYKTLPICIEGTSDIVESKLLTLGESVSNYVRHVDSDERFILHVAAVFASNFTNHLLSISHDLLAREQMSFDLLKPLINTTINKALQSEDPALGQTGPAKRGDWATTGRHLEYLQEINPDWTDIYRLMTERIRTRHIGNE from the coding sequence ATGAAAATCTCCTTTATCGGTGCCGGAAATGTTGCATGGCATCTGTCTCAGGCATTTGAAGATGCTGGCCATCTTATTTGTGAAGTTTATAGCCGCGATACACAAAAAGCCAGACAGCTTGTATCGTTACTATATGATTCCGAAATTCAGCCTGATCTCAATTTTTCAGAAAGCGATACGCAGATTATTTTTATTACGGTTTCCGACGATGCTTTGAAATCGGTCATTGAAAGAATTGTTCTACCCGAAGGCGTAATCGTCGTACATACTTCAGGTACCAGATCTTTGGCCGAACTTCAAAATCTGCTGGAAATTTATAGTGATGTTCCCGTGCAAACCGGCGTTTTTTATCCGTTACAGACTTTCACAAAAGAAGTTCCGATGGATTACAAAACGTTACCGATCTGTATTGAAGGAACTAGTGATATTGTGGAATCGAAACTGCTGACTTTGGGCGAAAGTGTTAGTAATTATGTCCGTCATGTTGATTCTGATGAACGATTTATTTTACATGTAGCGGCCGTTTTCGCAAGTAATTTCACCAATCATTTATTAAGTATTTCCCACGATCTGCTCGCCAGAGAACAAATGAGCTTTGATTTATTGAAGCCGCTTATCAATACAACCATTAACAAAGCACTGCAATCGGAAGATCCTGCATTGGGACAAACCGGTCCGGCGAAGCGGGGTGACTGGGCGACAACCGGGCGGCATCTCGAATATTTACAGGAAATTAATCCCGACTGGACCGATATTTATCGTTTAATGACCGAACGGATCCGAACCCGTCATATAGGAAATGAATAA